The Dioscorea cayenensis subsp. rotundata cultivar TDr96_F1 chromosome 11, TDr96_F1_v2_PseudoChromosome.rev07_lg8_w22 25.fasta, whole genome shotgun sequence genomic interval AAACAAGCCATTTTCTATCATGACTTTCTCCATTTGGCAATTTTGTTAGTGTAATATATAATAGAAAAGTGTCGACAATTCTCATCTTTCAGAAAATCTAAATTTCTAGTTGTATCCCTGATAGGTCCTCGTTCAAAAATTAAATCTCTCAAGTTAGAATTGACATTTTTCCATTTTCCTGAATCATATTAATCTAATTCCACTTGTGAAGATATTTCATTTTGACATTCTTTGTTTTCCATATGAAATGTAgtttattcattcttttcattagaAAGTGAAGGACTCTCAATATTGTCACTAGTGTAAGGATTTTGTTCATTGCACGTTTCATCTCCTTCCAACACATTACAGTGAAtagatttattttctaaatgttcatcacatgtaatattttgtttactactcgaaattttattttcaagagCACCTTTTTGAGATTGAATTAACTCGTctactcttttctttttttttgcgtTTCTCATATCCAGATTCATATTTACTAGacattctatttaaaaaaacaaacaatacaagataataaaaatgataatattatataaaaaaaacaactgaTTAAAGTAGAGATCTTTTCCACGTTTCCATGATTCCACAATTCCACGACCACtataagagaataaaaataaaatcaatcaacTACTTAATGtagtaaaaataagaaacaatgtatttaaattataaaaaaatatcaaaataaaattgaaaccaTACCTCTTTTCCTTGTACACAATATCCTTATGAATAAGAAAAGATATTGATTGAGAttgaaatactaaaaaaaaagcaatatagGAAATTTGTCACCAAACGAGAATGAgagtttttgtgaaaaaaaggcATGTTTAACCCTTTagatagatttatatttttatagactCATAgaggtatttttttaaaaagtagaatGCTAGAAGCCTAAAAGGCATTCTAACGTTACAATCATAATGTTAAAATTACAATCATTCTAACAAGAAGTTCATTATTCAATATCATAAAAGCTAAATTTATTACATATTGTATATtatcttaaattaattaattttatggtttaaaaatattaaattttcaagattatatttatgtgcatagataatagtaaatgaaattttattttttaaaaaaaacatgctcTATAAAATTCTGAGTcccaaaatttattaatattaatataatcttTATAGTTTTGGGAAAAAATAGTTAagattctaaaaattataaatataattatatagatatgataataacaaataaaattttaaatgtaatttttttaaaaaatgtgggtcctaaaaaaatagattttatgataaattaagttttatagttaaaaaataataatattttcaaaaccatAACGGTATAATTTATGTTGATTTGATAATAGTAAATGCAAATTTTACATAAgttcaacaaaaaaagaaaaaaaaaacatgcattgtGGAGCCCTAGAAGATTGTGAgtcccaaaaaaatttatattatctttatagTTTTGAAACTTAAAGTAGTTAAGAttcacaaaattataattatgtagatatgataataataaataaaattttaaatatattttaaaaaacatggggccctaaacaattatttatcattaaaaaatataatatgatcGTAATTAagttttatgatttaaaaaaaattaaaattttttaaaaacaataattttatggtTAAGGTAATAGTGTTTTTGAAAATGAGGTTAGGATAATAGtagataaaacattttaaatataattttttttaaaaaaaaatttctacatGAGGGCCCTCAAAAATTGTGGGGCCCTAGGCATAGGCCTTTGTGGCCTATGCCGTATGCCTAGGGCCGGCTCTGGTTGGTTGTGCATGTTTCTTATTCTTTAGGTTAATCTCTTCCAACCCATTATTGGCCGCCTAGAGATTAGAGAATTAATTAGTACTAAGAGTCCTAGTCCCTGTTGTTTGAtgaccctacccctcacgggtaccactttactactggttatgatccgtgcacttgcggagagtatAAATTATTTACTATAAAGTTATTGTTGATGGAATTTTTTCCACATATAAGTGTGGATTTATAGTTGCTCATTGATTCCCATGCGTACTGTTAGGAATGGTACAAGTGTGATTGCGGAAGCGTTTATCTTAGAATAACACAAAAgagaaatcaaattcaagaaaaGAACCGATAGATTTAACGTGGGAAACCCAAGTACCGGGAGAAAAACCCACAATAGCAAAGGCCAAGAAAATCcactaagaaaataagaaagagtacAACAAACCCTCTCAAAGAGATATGAAGGAAGAACACTCTTTCTACAAATTTTGTGGAAATAGAATGGATGATTGTAATTACAAATACCATGAAGGAGGCTTATTTATAGGAATTGACTTGGAGGATTCTTAATAATGAAGATTGCTTAACAATAAAGAATTCTTCTTAACCATGATGTTTACTTCACAATGAAGAAATCTTCTAGATAACATTTGGCACATCAATCGAGACATGCCTTAGTGATGAAGAATTCCAATGGATGAGGATATAAGGCAACTTCAACACGTACATATCTCAATGGTGTATAGTGCTACAAATGTAAACATTAACTTATGCATGTTATGCACTCCTTTGTATATTGTAGGCTCTTATAGAGAAATCTATGCTCCATGTTTTTTGTTAGTGCAAAAGCACAAAGTTGAAATTCTTTGGCAACTTGTCCAACTAAAGATTCATGGTGATGAGTCATGCGGCAGCATAGCATTTGTAATGATGTGGCGTAGATAACAAGGTTTGGTGacatatcattgaagaaacaacagCTTGAAAAAGATATTTTGGGCTATAAACTGTTAAAAGGCAAGGATGATCTCTACTTGAGGAGAAAGTAAGAGAAAGCCAAACTAGGCAATGGTTTGACTACTTGGAAGTCAGGTTCATATTGGAAGTATAGTTTGGTAAGTGGTTAAATATAGACATGATCTATATTTGGCAACAAAGCTTGGAGGGAGTTATTTAAAGATGAAGCTAAATATGGTTGGAGTTATTTAGAGATATGACTAAATATGATGACGATTGAAGACATATTTGTGAAGAACTAATCTTAGATGAATGCAAAATCAAGTTTGTTAACAAGAAGATtgtgaagactaaacttggataaaTGAAAGACCAAATTTAGTAGAAGATTTGAAGATAGTTAAAGACTATCATTAGTATGATGAAGATGCTCTATGATGGGCTATGACCCTTGAGAGGGTTTTGTTGACTGGAGTTTGAGGAGTTCAGTTAGTTGCTAGCAGGTCAAAATCTATAGGATTCAATGTCGATGCCATTCGACTCATACCCAACCAAGAAGGTTGGAAGCGTCTAGAGGTCACATTGCAACGGAAGCTAGAATTCAATCAAGGTAAATAGGAAGGTTACGTTCCAAGCTCAGTTGTAACTAGAGTTGCAACTTCTAAATTTAGAAAGTATTCAAGTTAGTAGCCATAGAGATTCTAAAAGTGAGAGGTTCTATTTTTGGGACAATGAGATGTCTATATAAGACCTTATTCTAAAGATTTAGGGTACAccacaagaagaaagacccaagaGTGTGGGTGAGAGAGTGAATATCGGGCAATCAAGAGAGAGCGTGCTTGTTAACCTTGATGAGGATAAGCGAAAAACTTGTATCCATTAATGTTCCCGTCATTTAGTGGATTTATCTCCGAGCAATTAGCTCCCCAAAAATAGGCTACTGTTGAGCTTAACTTTGTAAAGAGTCTTTTGtgtcttttctcttgtttttgcgGTTGGTTGTGCATGTGCTTGCATGAATGTTCCCGTCATTTAGTGATTTTCCTTCAAGTGAGAGATTGTTGATATTGAGTGCATTTGGTCCATCTGGACTAAACTTTAGTAAAGCCAAATTCCAATACTGTCGGTGGATTAGCAATTAGATAGATTTTTTGTCATTCAATTAAATTTGATCCAAGAGTTGAAAATAATCTATATTTGAGCATGAGTTACAAAGATGATAAAGGATGGGAGAATAGCAAAGGAGAACGAAAAGAAGAGAAGTTGgaagaaagaggaaaaagagagttatatttttaagattaaaaagAGCTTTATTTTTAAGATCGAAAATAGCAAACTCTTATAACTTTGTTTGTTCTGTCTATTCTAAAAATTGtcttattattgatttattactAATGGATTCTTAATTTGAGGTCAGATTTATGTTTTcctataattataatttcacaaaaattaagaaaaaaaatatcattaacattGTTCTCTCCTGAGTACATGGCATAATTTAGCATTCATGcttctaaattaattattattaaccaTTCTTAGTAGTTACTAATTAATATTGAAAATCTATGTCCACACTCCTTTTCAATTTAATAAACTTgtgatttataaatatttttatataataacaaataataataataataataataaatgttaacTATTGCAATAACCAATCAATTAAAACACAGCTTGTGCACATTCcctaaaaaaaacagaaacaaaaaacaCCTTCCATGTGAATATCAGAAATTCAACTCCTTTCCAATTTAATAAATGTATgacttataaatatttttataataataatactaataataatctATGTTCATCTTACCAGTAACTCACTCTTATCATTTGGCCCAAGACCCACAGACTGACCTAAGGCCAGCCTAAATCCGATCCAAAGTTAATGTTTGACGGTTCAGTTAAAGCCGAACCCAAACAAACCTTGGATTGGATAtggatatcatttttaaatgatagGCCGGCCCTTTTGGACTTTTTTTTAGGCTGATCCGACGGGTGGCCGATGAGCTAACCCATTgaatttattactaaatattaataatataatttttaaaaaatatcacaaagaaTATACAATGATAGAATGAGTAGGTTTCAACCTAGTTGGGATTTACCCATATCTTAgttttgcaatatttttctcaagtgaaaatttaataatactaatcgattaataaaattatttatttttatttattttttatttttaaatcactacaaagattaattaagtaaaattaaaaaaaaataacagcgGGCAGATTCGAGCCGAATCCAATGGGTTGATCCTAGCCCGATCCAATAATTGATCTGAAAAATCAAGCACATGAGCTGGCTTTTTGGATCATGggcttcatatttaaaatttgggcTAGCCCGGCCCATCCCAAACTATTTATGAAACTCGTCGGATTTGGGCTTGGGCTAAGTTAAAACCTAAATTTTTAAATCGGGAGGCCCGGCCTGGCCCAATGAGAAGAGTGACCAATAATTATTGCAATAACCAAACAACTAAAACATAGCATGTGTATATTctccttaaaaaataaataataaataaataaataaataataaaaaccttCTGTCtgaaaatatcaatgtaatgGATACAAttccatttataaaaatatcattaatactAACCTTGTCAATGgcaacttttttgttttttgttttttaactctctctctctcttatctcCTCTACACATATACAAATATTCCTGCCCTTCCACTATCACCATCACTGAAATCCCTAATTCCTCTCTGGTTATCCAAAATGGCAGCTACCCAACTATCAAAGTGGATCTCTACTAGAACTTCATCTTCCATCAAGCTCCTTCTCTTCCCTTCTTTCAGGCTCTCATTCtcttttccatcaaattatctctctttcaaatttcaatccatacatacacacacacacatattatatatatatatatatcttttttgaTATCTGACAAAGAATGAAACATGGCTGCAGGAGAAGCATGCAAGAGAAAGTGACATACGAGAAGGAGGTGGAAGAACAAAGCAGAGTGCCAGCAACGTTGCCGGACGACGTGCTTGAGCTCGGCGCAGGCACAACCAGACCAGACAAGCCATGGACTCCCAACCCAAACACCGGCGTCTTTGGCCCCTCCGACAACAACACCACCACTTCCTCTACTGCTGACCAGCCTGTCTTCTCCCGCCCTCTTGATATCCTTGATGATGAACCTTCAACCGAGTAACCACCACCACTACCACTACAACTACTAGTACTAGTACTACTTATAACTATGTGTATGTGTTgtgatatatatgatttttgttttccatttgcTGTATGGTTTGTAACTTGTGTCTTTGAGATCAATGATAATATTTGAGATGAGTGTGAATGTTATGAAGCATGAGATGTATATCTTTTGTTTGAGGATGTGAGATTGAGCCCTTCTTGAACTCATGAACCTCTCCATTGATCTCAATCAGACTACACCCtggttccttcttcttcttcttcttctttttagcTTTTCTCTTCTTACTCATCTCCATATGTTGACTACTTGCATCTCTTCCTCTCTTGGCCTCCTTGTATATGTTGGACATAAGCACATAATagtcttcatcttcattatcattatcactATCAACTTGTCTCATGATACTCTCAGCAAGTGAAACATTCCCATGAATCCTGCAAGCACtaagtaaagaactccacatTGCTGAATCTGGTTTGAAAGGCATGTTTTTGATTAAGTTCAAAGCCTCTTCTACAAGACCTGCTCTTGCTAGCATATCTGCAATGCAGCTGTAATGTTCCATTTGAGGTTCAATGCTGTGGATGCTTGACATGGATTGGAAATGACTAAGTCCAGTGGCAACAATGCCAGCATGGTTACACGCTGATAGAACCCCAATGAATGTGACTCTGTTCGGTTTAATGCCGGCTTTCAACATGTCTGCAAAGAGATGTAAAGCTTTCTCTCCACGGCCATGCATGGCGAGAGCTGTGATCATGCTTGTGTAGCTGTAAACATCTCTGTGCTTTGGTTTGATCGAAGTGAAGACACGGTGAGCTCGGTCTATGCTGCCGCATTTACCGTACATGTCAATCAGTGCATTTGCCATGAAATGGTTATTGATCAGTGTTTGGGATTGAGTGATGAGAGTGTGGAGCCACTGGCCAATGTCAAGAGTGCCGAGGTTAGCGCACGCATTGAGCATGGCGACGAGAGTAACTTGGTCTGGCTTCACACCGATGCGCTGCATTTTGCGGAACAGAGACAGGGCTTCTTTGAACTTGGCATTGCTTGTGAGGCCTGAGATGATTGAGTTCCAAGTGACGATGTTTCTCTCGGCCAGGCGTGTTCTGGTGAAGAGCTTGTAAGCTGTGTCTATGTCGCCGCATTTAGAGTACATTGAGATGAGCGCATTGCCTAGATGAATGTCATTGGCAATGCTAGTGTTGGTGTTGATGTAGGTGTGTAAATCCCGGGCAAGTTGGAGATTGCCGAGGGCGGCGCAGGCAGAGAGGACGACGGTGAGAGTAATTTGGTCGGGTTTGGTGTCAGGGGATGTATCGAGCATTTGGAAGAATAAGCGGATGGACTCGGACGGGGTACCGGACTTGGTGTATGCACGAATGAGAGTGGTCCAAGAGATGGTATCTCTGTGGGGAATTCTATCAAACAGGTTGCGCGCAGACGAAATGTCCCCAGAGATAGTGTATAGCTTGAGGAGGTTGTTGACAGAGTGAACATGGGAATCCAAAAGGCTCGTTTTGATGGCATGGGCATGAATGGCTTTGGTTTCACTCAGGGATAATGTTTTGGCCGGTGGGTTGAAGAGTGATGGGAGGGTGATAGTGCATGGGATCATTCTTCTCCACCTACTTCTCAAAATACTAGCCTTCTATACTTAAAAATGTCAAAACCGCtcacagatttttttttaaatattccacACATTCTcagccattttttttaaatactccACATATTCTCACCTTACATGGAGTATTCTCTATCTTAACATTAGTTCGGAAATACAACCATAATCTCACTAGAAGAATCATGCTCATAAAGTGCAAGAATTCATTATTGCCTCATCAGACCTTTGCTTAAGAAACCTGATACCAATAGAATAAAAGACAGATAgcactttaaaaaaaaccttctaaTTTGATCATTTTATCAATTATGATAGCAAAGAGGTGCAACTAATTCAAATGAACATACAACCATATTTTGTaacttaaaacaacaaaatcagTACCAGAGGAACATGTTTCTAAACATAAACATTCTTTACATTTCAAGATCACTACTCCTATAAAGAATTATCAGCAGCTTTACAAGGAGAAAACCAGGGTAGCAGTAACACATTATGTTggatcaaaaaattaaaaacataacagATAAAACTAGAATTGCCCCCTACTTAAAACTCTCAGCAGGATTGGTGCCTCGGCACTACTACCTCTGAGATTCTGAAGCCTGTGCGGTCAGACTGTTGTTTGAGGAGATGGTCGGGAGAGGTCCATTCTCCGGAGGCGGTGGCACGCCCCATTTTGGTTCCATGTCTGATGGCTCAATAACATGCACCGCCCCGTCGGTCATTCCCAATGCTATTTGGTTAGGCTCAGATGGGTGGGCTGCAATTACCCATGGATAGATATTCGCGGCACTGCAACAAGAGAAAATGCAAGTGATTTTTCACATAGATCAAATCATTGATtttcaataaagataaagatgGTGTGATTCATATGTGAATTGACATACCTAGCAACAGGAGATATGTAGGCAGAAGGTGCAATCCGGCAACGAAGCCTCAAGTTGTCGACATCAAAGACACCAACTGCACCATCACAGAAACCGACATATGCCAATTGCCCATCACAAGAATATATCGCACTTGAAATAGGTGCTGCAAGTGTCTCTCTAGGATACCACTGGATCGAAAAGGAAGATGTTAGAGGTAGATCGAACTTGCGAAAACATGATACACAATGACAAAAACCCAGAAGTGGAGAACTAACCGATCGAACACATTCAAGCTTGCCGTCATAGATTGCCAGTTGGCTCTCGTGACTAACCAGTAAATGAGTCTGGTCATTGTGGAATTGCACTTTTGTTTCACCCACTAATGGAGTACCACGACCAGGAGGCACTTGAAGAAATTTCGACTTTCTCTTCTCCCACCCATCAATGCTCCACATGCATAGCTGTCATTCAGTTCATTGAGAAAATCAGTGGAAATTCGAggcaaataaaaagtaaaatggGCAAAAGATTTTAGTTTATTCTAAATCTAGTCGCTATCCACTAATTTCACTCATTCAGCAGTATTTACTTGTGCAATGGGATTTTCGGCAGTGCACTTCACAAATTGATTCACTATGAAAGGATAATCATGCAATGCAGAAAAAATGACTAagaaaaaatgacaaaattgttGAGAATCATGCTTTCCAACATTTAAGGTATTTAAACATTCATAGATCAGCATACTGCACATGCACAGGACAATCATCTGAGTACAGTTCAAAAGAATAAAGTTGCAAAAATCAATGGATACATTGTCTCCAATCAATCAGCAGGCATAGTGATGCAAATTCTAATAGAGCATAAGCGTGATTTTAACCCAGGAAATTGAACTCaacataattgaaaaaattagaCACGTTCACACAACCTTTGAACAAATATTAACATTGGTGTAAACAGCTAATTATGGAAAAATCATCCTTTCAGTTTATCAAAAAGAGAGAGAACATAGcagaaaagacaaaaaaagaaaacatcctCTCAGCAAACCAAGTTTTTAGTTTTGCTGAATGCTCCAGAAGCATGGaacaatatgaatataaaatgaCATGTCACCAATACCTGTGCATCTGCCCCTGAAGAGACTAGCATATTCATTGACTGAGAAAAGGCGAGTCCTGTAATCTTCTTCTGATGGCCCTTGAGTTTTGTTTTAACCTGTGGGGCACAACAAAGAAAAACCCTTAAATATAAAGGTAAAGCACCTAAGAAAACAGGTCAAATTAATCATATTGCAGAGCTGTGAACAATATTCGTCTTCAAAGAAAAGCAGCTGTGAAATCTTCCAGAAGGTATAGACCCAAATGTCAATTTTGAAGCCACTTAGTCTCTCAAAATGCATAAACTACAGGCTAAACAGAAGATCTCACAATGATTTTGAGATTCTCATTTTTCATACAGCATAATTACTGACAACTACTTAAATAACTGGCTTAGTAATAAATAGAGGCCATATCAATCTTCCACTTTTTTCATAACCAgaacttgaattaaaaatctACCAGAAACTAATGACTTGGTAATCATAGAATGGAGAAGGAATAATCTTTCTGCAATTACCTCATCAATTCGGACGTTGTAAATCTGAATGGTAGAGTCATCCATTCCTATTGCAATAATGTTATTATCTTGTGGATGAAATGCCAAATAGGTGGCAGCAGGTGGTGGCGGCATGAAAGTTGTCATGACCTGAAAAATGATTTAGAAGAGTTAATACAGAAGAATCCAGAAAAGACACCCTGACATGACATAATTTCAAACTAAATGTAATGTAGAAATGTAAGCCATGTTTATcttaaaaacatattaataaatgaaaactaAATGAATTGTGGCACAACAGTAAATTTCAAGTAGTTTAAATTTCACTATAACACATTAAGACCAGGAAATATTAACAGACAGGATCTAGGTCCTAGTTAAACATTCATATAGCATCTAGGAAATAAGAGTCTATAACACCAAAACAGGCACACAAATGCTCGTTCAAATACCTACATCTGATGTTTGGAGTTTTCTCATGATTATTCAGTTCTTGATATTCCATGTGAACTCAATCAAATTTGTTTCATCCAGTGCAAGCAATCCCAGTATTCACTAAAGCATCAGAATAGCAGCAGATCTATCAAAGAAGACGCATACCTTGAATGTCATCATGTTGAACAATGAGACCTTTCCACCAGATGCAGACATGACATAGGAGTCATTCTTAGATAAAGCTATACAGCCAGTTGACTCCTCAGCTGTATTATTGTCACTTGTATCATTAGACATCACAATACCATTAGAAGGATGCCACATCTGAGGTACAACAGACGCTGACGACTGAACAAGAAAGACAAATAAAGTATCAGATAACAAATTGAATTCAGTAATTCTTTCCCTAGCTTGCACATAACATATTAAGTCCAACCTTTGCTGATGGGTTTCTTTCAGTGCGGTTCCATTTCCACAGCTTGTGGATCCCATTGAGAGTGAGAGCCAACACAGCTAGCCCAGAATTTGTATACAACAGTCGGACAACCTGCAAAACCATTAAGAGATATGTTATGAACTCTAAGAAGGTCCTACCGAAGAGATTGCAGATTCCACCTAAGGGAAGCATATCATGTTGGAAATAATTAGTTGGTGAATCCATCTTAAGTTCTAAACTCAGCACAAAATAAATAAGGACaaagtaaaatttttatcaaagaaaaaaaaggataaaatttagtctcaaataaaaatactgaaaataaaagTAGAACTGTCTTGATTTTCATGGTGCACAAGAAAAACTAGCAATTGAAAAGGAATTTAGGACTGTATCCATGTTAGACATTAGACTGTTGTAACATTTCTAGCAAAAAGATCCATCACCAATTGAAACTTGCATGAACGATGAAACTTCTTCAGTGCACTACTATattgctcttgttcttataaGTATGCTTCCAAATGAATTAAATAGGTTTAAAGAAGTCAAGCATATTGCTAACATACTTTGGCTGATGTTGTCATGGTGTCAGGCAATCGCAAGGCCTTCAGGTGGGCCGAATCAACAATATCTGCCAATTTCCAGCTCTTCATTTTTTCTGCATCTTCAGAGATTCTTGGTTTAACATCTACTGTTCTGCTGTTATCAATAGTAACCTGCAAGAATCTCATGTGCATATAGTTGTTcagcttttaaaaaataaagcatgCATTCAAATAAGCATGCCACAATAGCCCATTGCTAACTCACCAGGCTAGTCATCGGCACTGCAGGTGAAATTCTGTCGGCAAGCTCAAGGTTTGATGCTTGGGGACCAGGAACAGCATTAATCACGTTTCCAACCGAAGGCTGCATGAAatgaataagtaaaataaattagTTATGGATTTCAACAATCTTGATTCTGAGCAACAAATTTTGGATACTAATATAGTGAACTAGAGCTAGAGCAAAAGCAAATGATTAAAATATGCAGCAATGTAATTCACATATTATCCAAAATCAAATGTGTAGATACTCACTTCAATGAATAGCAAGTTAACTAACATGGACCTCAAGCAAAAATCAGTCAatctaaccttttttttttttttttacaacaaaaaGATACATCAGTCAGATAAAGTCCACAGATCcaattgatattatttataattgcaGGAGGTCTTAAAAATAGTCAACTAAATGCcttattagataaataaaaagttgGTTCACAACCATCATGAAAGTGCTGCTGACATTTACTACGAAAAGGAGCTGCTCTAGCCTAACAAAAGTGAAGGTGTCCTTCACATTCATGCATCAAGAAAGAAAATTTCTTTCTTGGAATgttaacaaaacaacaaatttcacttaaagttaatatataattttctgcATCTGCTGCCCTATGCAGttggaaaagataaaagaacaaaaaatccACATATCAGAATGTAcctatgaaaaaaatgatagagaAGTTCGCAATAATTATTCTAGTTATCGTGCGCACAACCAGCAGCTAGGATCAAGATGTAAACATGTCTAACTAGAGGCCATAAATCACTCATAAGAGTTACACtactagaaaaaaaatagttgattGAGAAATAAGACAACTGATAGGAGTACCTTAATGTTGGAAGGGCCCCGAGAACCATCAAATGGCCTAGTCTCCAACATCCTTATTAAGTGTTGTCCATCAGCATTTGCCAAGATCTTGATGCCATTTTCATTTGCTGTGACAGCAAGCAATGAACCCTCTTTATTAAATCTTAGTCGAGGGCTTGCCtacaaaagaaaagacaagGAGATTTCATTGTTTAAGGACTTTGAATAACATGAAGAAAGACAAGCTAAAATGGCATGGCTTTACTAACAGGCAAACCGCCATCTGCATCTGTAGTCATCAATATACTGTTATTGTCCATATCCCAAAACTTGATCATGAATTCATCTCCAGCAGCTAAGAAGCGATTCCTGGTTGTATCAAACTGGACAACACCCAAAGAACGTCTCTTGAAGCCAGAATAAGTCCTTTTAACGGATCCTTCAGTCTCATTCCACTCAACTAAATGCGACTCGCCATCCTTACTAGTTCCGCAAGAAAAAAGCCTGCATGAAGGGATAACAAAATGGAAAAACAAACATGAGAACAAATAGTCAACTCTTGCAAATTTGTAActcaaacatcaacaaaaacaattgCATTCTTAAGAACTGGGTTCCAAGTTTATAAACAAGTGCCATAAAAAATCACACAGAACCTCACCTTGATCCATCTGCACTATATGCCATGGTAGTACACCAGTGCCCAGGAGCATCATAGTCAACTCTAGACCCCATACAATCATAGAGCCATGCTTTGATTTTTCCATCAATAGCCGTGGAGAAAATGAACTGCATACAAAAC includes:
- the LOC120272002 gene encoding protein TOPLESS-RELATED PROTEIN 2-like isoform X2, whose protein sequence is MSSLSRELVFLILQFLDEEKFKDTVHKLEQESGFYFNMKHFEDQVLAGEWEEVEKYLCGFTKVEDNRYSMKIFFEIRKQKYLEALDRHDRAKAVEILVKDLKVFASFNEELFKEITQLLTLDNFRQNEQLSKYGDTKSARNIMLMELKKLIEANPLFREKLTFPAFKNSRLRTLINQSLNWQHQLCKNPRPNPDIKTLFTDHSCAPTNGTRPPPPTNAPLVGPIPKTAAFPPLGVHSPFQPVVSPSPSAIAGWMSGSNPSIPHAAVAQGPPGLVPPPNAAAFLKHPRTPTSAPGMDYQTADSEHLMKRMRTGQSDEVSFSGPSHPANIYSQDDLPRIVVRTLNQGSSVMSLDFHPTQQTILLVGTNVGDIGIWEVGSRERITHRTFKVWDITACSTTLQAVLVKDATISVNRCLWSPDGSILGVAFSKHIVQIYAFLSNGELRQQMEIDAHTGGVNDIAFSHPNKVLCIITCGDDKTIKVWDATTRQQLHIFEGHEAPVYSVCPHYKENIQFIFSTAIDGKIKAWLYDCMGSRVDYDAPGHWCTTMAYSADGSRLFSCGTSKDGESHLVEWNETEGSVKRTYSGFKRRSLGVVQFDTTRNRFLAAGDEFMIKFWDMDNNSILMTTDADGGLPASPRLRFNKEGSLLAVTANENGIKILANADGQHLIRMLETRPFDGSRGPSNIKPSVGNVINAVPGPQASNLELADRISPAVPMTSLVTIDNSRTVDVKPRISEDAEKMKSWKLADIVDSAHLKALRLPDTMTTSAKVVRLLYTNSGLAVLALTLNGIHKLWKWNRTERNPSAKSSASVVPQMWHPSNGIVMSNDTSDNNTAEESTGCIALSKNDSYVMSASGGKVSLFNMMTFKVMTTFMPPPPAATYLAFHPQDNNIIAIGMDDSTIQIYNVRIDEVKTKLKGHQKKITGLAFSQSMNMLVSSGADAQLCMWSIDGWEKRKSKFLQVPPGRGTPLVGETKVQFHNDQTHLLVSHESQLAIYDGKLECVRSWYPRETLAAPISSAIYSCDGQLAYVGFCDGAVGVFDVDNLRLRCRIAPSAYISPVASAANIYPWVIAAHPSEPNQIALGMTDGAVHVIEPSDMEPKWGVPPPPENGPLPTISSNNSLTAQASESQR
- the LOC120272002 gene encoding protein TOPLESS-RELATED PROTEIN 2-like isoform X1; its protein translation is MSSLSRELVFLILQFLDEEKFKDTVHKLEQESGFYFNMKHFEDQVLAGEWEEVEKYLCGFTKVEDNRYSMKIFFEIRKQKYLEALDRHDRAKAVEILVKDLKVFASFNEELFKEITQLLTLDNFRQNEQLSKYGDTKSARNIMLMELKKLIEANPLFREKLTFPAFKNSRLRTLINQSLNWQHQLCKNPRPNPDIKTLFTDHSCAPTNGTRPPPPTNAPLVGPIPKTAAFPPLGVHSPFQPVVSPSPSAIAGWMSGSNPSIPHAAVAQGPPGLVPPPNAAAFLKHPRTPTSAPGMDYQTADSEHLMKRMRTGQSDEVLEYKRRLPESTVSFSGPSHPANIYSQDDLPRIVVRTLNQGSSVMSLDFHPTQQTILLVGTNVGDIGIWEVGSRERITHRTFKVWDITACSTTLQAVLVKDATISVNRCLWSPDGSILGVAFSKHIVQIYAFLSNGELRQQMEIDAHTGGVNDIAFSHPNKVLCIITCGDDKTIKVWDATTRQQLHIFEGHEAPVYSVCPHYKENIQFIFSTAIDGKIKAWLYDCMGSRVDYDAPGHWCTTMAYSADGSRLFSCGTSKDGESHLVEWNETEGSVKRTYSGFKRRSLGVVQFDTTRNRFLAAGDEFMIKFWDMDNNSILMTTDADGGLPASPRLRFNKEGSLLAVTANENGIKILANADGQHLIRMLETRPFDGSRGPSNIKPSVGNVINAVPGPQASNLELADRISPAVPMTSLVTIDNSRTVDVKPRISEDAEKMKSWKLADIVDSAHLKALRLPDTMTTSAKVVRLLYTNSGLAVLALTLNGIHKLWKWNRTERNPSAKSSASVVPQMWHPSNGIVMSNDTSDNNTAEESTGCIALSKNDSYVMSASGGKVSLFNMMTFKVMTTFMPPPPAATYLAFHPQDNNIIAIGMDDSTIQIYNVRIDEVKTKLKGHQKKITGLAFSQSMNMLVSSGADAQLCMWSIDGWEKRKSKFLQVPPGRGTPLVGETKVQFHNDQTHLLVSHESQLAIYDGKLECVRSWYPRETLAAPISSAIYSCDGQLAYVGFCDGAVGVFDVDNLRLRCRIAPSAYISPVASAANIYPWVIAAHPSEPNQIALGMTDGAVHVIEPSDMEPKWGVPPPPENGPLPTISSNNSLTAQASESQR